A single region of the Acanthopagrus latus isolate v.2019 chromosome 11, fAcaLat1.1, whole genome shotgun sequence genome encodes:
- the LOC119028057 gene encoding uncharacterized protein LOC119028057 produces the protein MDKAFLAALRDRGIPDANLANMSQDKVDQDVGKLMDEETLSKYLPHFGDRVFAKNWTGSTLAEVESNAEKKKTLIECLRAKMKLTSSSQATTISSNHTRPALGLGNKNAARKTRKIELGWMNYQDGYFRQVRRLIGGGTREIIARKDDSVNKILGDGKKMFFHKGKSSKGRVEDFDLRLCVMGSEEPLDGTLTIGALYDTTHHKILQAKSPERSQTAQALTSPGLSPKSSSHTVSRQCCWSSMSSLSSDGPLSNSSPFTHASVPATLISNSTPTSQTSEVSVAQPFNLSPDDEVIVLGDDEVIFLGDDENLSLDVLCDTLIYQPLHSSEQQPSDDVIEVQVDSNLASSTRDCRIIQHVTQTENPKPLTEGQISNLVPTNGDSDTSNTT, from the coding sequence GTGGACCAGGATGTTGGCAAGTTGATGGATGAAGAAACCCTGTCAAAGTATCTTCCTCATTTTGGAGACCGTGTGTTTGCCAAAAATTGGACTGGGTCAACCCTAGCAGAAGTTGAGAGcaatgcagaaaagaaaaagacactcATAGAATGCCTACGAGCAAAAATGAAACTTACCAGCTCAAGCCAAGCAACAACAATCTCATCAAATCATACTCGCCCAGCACTTGGTTTGGGAAACAAGAATGCTGCacgaaaaacaagaaaaatagaACTGGGTTGGATGAATTATCAAGACGGTTATTTCAGGCAGGTTAGACGACTAATTGGTGGGGGCACAAGAGAGATCATTGCCAGGAAAGATGACAGTGTGAACAAAATACTAGGGGATGGtaagaaaatgttctttcacAAGGGGAAATCGTCAAAAGGAAGAGTTGAGGACTTTGACTTAAGACTTTGTGTAATGGGTTCAGAGGAGCCCTTAGATGGCACACTCACAATTGGGGCATTGTACGATACAACTCATCATAAAATACTGCAAGCCAAGTCACCAGAGAGATCCCAGACAGCACAGGCTCTCACCTCGCCAGGTCTTTCTCCCAAATCTTCCTCTCATACTGTGTCACGTCAGTGCTGTTGGAGCTCTATGTCTTCTCTGTCCTCGGATGGGCCTTTGTCTAACTCCAGCCCCTTCACGCATGCAAGTGTACCAGCAACCTTGATTTCTAATTCTACCCCAACTTCTCAGACATCTGAAGTGTCTGTGGCCCAGCCATTTAATCTATCTCCTGATGATGAAGTTATTGTCCTTGGTGATGATGAAGTTATTTTCCTTGGTGATGATGAAAACCTTTCCTTGGATGTTCTCTGTGACACACTGATTTATCAGCCTCTCCattcttctgagcagcagccaTCAGATGATGTTATTGAAGTTCAAGTGGATTCCAACCTTGCTTCCAGTACCAGAGATTGCAGAATAATCCAGCATGTGACACAAACTGAGAATCCCAAACCTCTGACTGAAGGACAAATTTCCAACCTTGTGCCCACAAACGGTGACTCAGACACTTCCAACACCACTTGA